From the genome of Bradyrhizobium elkanii USDA 76, one region includes:
- a CDS encoding crotonase/enoyl-CoA hydratase family protein: protein MLDHPTVKYRTEQAVAIVTIDRYDEARNAVNPETAQGLAQAFRAFDRDPSLSVAILTGAGGAFCAGFDLKRTAAGHRGHRVENGDGPMGPTRMKLSKPVIAAVEGPAVAGGLELAIWCDLRVVARDATFGIYCRRFGVPLMDLGTVRLPRLIGHSRAMDMILTGRGVSGEEAGRIGLANRVVAPGTALTEARSLAHDLCRLPQAALRSDRLSAIEQWGLGWEQATLNEFRLGLATVASGETEAGARRFAAGKGRHGDFADIA from the coding sequence ATGCTGGACCACCCGACCGTCAAATACCGAACCGAGCAGGCCGTCGCGATCGTGACCATCGATCGCTATGACGAGGCGCGCAATGCGGTCAATCCGGAGACCGCGCAGGGGCTGGCGCAGGCGTTCCGCGCCTTCGATCGCGATCCGTCGCTGTCGGTCGCGATCCTGACCGGCGCGGGCGGCGCGTTCTGCGCCGGCTTCGACCTCAAGCGCACCGCGGCCGGCCATCGCGGCCACCGCGTCGAGAACGGCGACGGCCCGATGGGCCCGACGCGGATGAAGCTGTCGAAGCCGGTGATCGCCGCCGTCGAGGGCCCCGCCGTGGCGGGCGGCCTCGAGCTTGCGATCTGGTGCGATCTTAGGGTCGTCGCGCGTGACGCCACCTTCGGCATTTATTGCCGGCGCTTCGGCGTACCGTTGATGGATCTCGGCACCGTGCGCCTGCCGCGGCTGATCGGACACAGCCGCGCGATGGACATGATCCTCACCGGACGCGGCGTCTCCGGCGAGGAGGCCGGACGAATCGGGCTCGCCAACCGCGTCGTCGCACCCGGAACGGCGCTCACCGAAGCGCGGAGCCTCGCCCACGATCTGTGCCGCCTGCCGCAGGCGGCGTTGCGCAGCGACCGGCTCTCCGCGATCGAGCAATGGGGGCTCGGCTGGGAGCAGGCTACGCTGAACGAGTTTCGCCTCGGGCTTGCGACGGTTGCGAGCGGCGAGACCGAGGCCGGCGCACGCCGCTTCGCGGCGGGCAAAGGCCGGCACGGCGATTTCGCCGACATCGCCTGA